In one Lolium rigidum isolate FL_2022 chromosome 3, APGP_CSIRO_Lrig_0.1, whole genome shotgun sequence genomic region, the following are encoded:
- the LOC124699174 gene encoding SKP1-like protein 1, with translation MADAAAAAEKKMLTLQSSDKQLFQVEEAVGMKSQTIKHMIEDDCASNVIPLLNVTGSILAKVIEYCTKHVAAEGPVGPDGDLDPASKDAVDGLKKFDADFVNVEQTVLFDLILAANYLDIKELLDLTCQTVADMIKGKSPEEIRKTFNIKNDFTEEEEAEIRKENQWAFE, from the exons atggcggacgcggcggcggcggcggagaagaagatgcTGACGCTGCAGAGCTCCGACAAGCAGCTGTTCCAGGTGGAGGAGGCGGTGGGCATGAAGTCGCAGACCATCAAGCACATGATCGAGGACGACTGCGCCAGCAACGTCATCCCGCTCCTCAACGTCACCGGCAGCATCCTCGCCAAGGTCATCGAGTACTGCACGAAGCACGTCGCGGCGGAGGGCCCTGTCGGCCCCGACGGCGACCTCGACCCGGCCTCCAAGGACGCCGTCGACGGGCTCAAGAAGTTCGACGCGGACTTCGTCAACGTCGAGCAGACCGTCCTCTTCGACCTCATCCTG GCTGCGAACTACCTCGACATCAAGGAGCTGCTGGACCTGACCTGCCAGACTGTCGCGGACATGATCAAGGGCAAGTCTCCAGAAGAGATCCGCAAGACCTTCAACATCAAGAACGACTTCActgaagaggaggaggcggagatccGGAAGGAGAACCAGTGGGCCTTCGAGTGA